Proteins from one Mycobacterium sp. SMC-2 genomic window:
- a CDS encoding carbonic anhydrase — protein sequence MPNTSPVTAWKALKEGNERFVAGQPQHPSQSVDHRASLAAGQRPIAVVFGCSDSRVAAELIFDQGLGDMFVVRTAGQAIDSAVLGSIEFAVMVLDVPLIVVLGHDSCGAVKAALAAIEDGAIPGGFLRDVVERVTPSILMGRRDGLSRVDEFEARHVSETIAQLMSRSSAIAERVSAGTLAIAGATYHLADGRAALVDHVGDIGE from the coding sequence ATGCCTAACACCAGCCCGGTAACCGCGTGGAAAGCACTCAAAGAGGGTAACGAGCGATTCGTCGCGGGCCAGCCCCAGCATCCCAGCCAGAGCGTCGACCACCGGGCCAGCCTGGCCGCCGGGCAGAGGCCCATCGCGGTGGTGTTCGGTTGTTCGGACAGCCGGGTGGCGGCCGAACTGATCTTCGACCAGGGTCTGGGCGACATGTTCGTGGTGCGCACCGCCGGCCAGGCCATCGACTCGGCGGTGCTGGGCTCCATCGAGTTCGCGGTGATGGTGCTCGACGTGCCGCTGATCGTCGTTCTGGGCCATGACAGCTGCGGTGCGGTCAAGGCGGCGCTGGCCGCGATCGAGGACGGCGCGATACCGGGCGGTTTCCTGCGAGACGTGGTGGAGCGGGTCACACCGTCGATCCTGATGGGCCGCCGCGACGGCCTCAGCCGCGTCGACGAGTTCGAGGCACGGCACGTGAGCGAAACGATCGCCCAGCTCATGTCGCGTTCGAGCGCGATCGCCGAGCGGGTGTCCGCCGGCACCCTTGCGATAGCGGGCGCCACCTATCACCTCGCCGACGGGCGCGCGGCCCTGGTCGACCACGTCGGCGACATCGGCGAATAG
- the disA gene encoding DNA integrity scanning diadenylate cyclase DisA, translated as MTRPTLRETVARLAPGTGLRDGLERILRGRTGALIVLGNDEAVEAICDGGFALDVRYAPTRLRELAKMDGAVVLSTDGSRIVRANVQLVPDPSIPTDESGTRHRSAERAAIQTGYPVISVSHSMNIVTVYVGGERHVVADSATILSRANQAIATLERYKTRLDEVSRQLSLAEIEDFVTLRDVMTVVQRLELVRRIGLVIDSDVVELGTDGRQLRLQLDELLGGNDIARELTVRDYHASPEPLSKAQMTATLDELDALSDTELLELTALAKVFGYPTTAEAQDSAVSPRGYRALASIPRLQFAHSDLLVRSFGTLQGLLAASAGDLQSVEGIGAMWARHVREGLSQLAESTIADPLS; from the coding sequence GTGACCCGTCCGACACTGCGTGAGACCGTCGCCCGCCTGGCGCCGGGCACCGGTCTGCGGGACGGCCTAGAGCGCATCCTGCGGGGCCGCACCGGCGCGCTGATCGTCCTCGGCAACGACGAGGCCGTCGAGGCCATCTGCGACGGCGGCTTCGCGCTCGATGTCCGGTACGCGCCGACCCGGCTGCGCGAGCTGGCGAAGATGGACGGCGCCGTGGTGCTGTCCACCGACGGCAGCCGCATCGTGCGGGCCAACGTGCAGCTGGTGCCGGACCCGTCGATTCCCACCGACGAATCGGGGACGCGCCACCGCTCCGCGGAACGGGCGGCGATCCAGACCGGTTACCCGGTGATCTCGGTGAGCCACTCGATGAACATCGTGACCGTCTACGTGGGCGGGGAACGCCACGTGGTGGCCGATTCCGCGACCATCCTGTCGCGCGCCAACCAGGCGATCGCGACCCTGGAGCGGTACAAGACCAGGCTCGACGAGGTCAGCAGGCAACTGTCGCTCGCCGAGATCGAGGACTTCGTCACGCTGCGCGACGTGATGACGGTGGTGCAGCGGCTCGAGCTGGTCCGGCGCATCGGGCTGGTGATCGACTCCGACGTCGTCGAGCTGGGCACCGACGGGCGCCAGCTGCGGTTGCAGCTCGACGAGTTGCTGGGCGGCAACGACATCGCGCGGGAACTGACCGTGCGCGACTATCACGCCAGCCCCGAGCCGCTATCCAAAGCGCAGATGACCGCGACCCTCGACGAGCTGGACGCCCTCTCGGACACCGAACTGCTCGAACTCACGGCGCTGGCAAAGGTTTTCGGCTATCCGACCACGGCGGAGGCGCAGGACTCGGCGGTCAGCCCGCGCGGCTACCGCGCGCTGGCCAGCATCCCGCGCCTGCAGTTCGCCCACTCCGACCTACTGGTCCGGTCATTCGGGACGCTGCAGGGCTTGCTGGCGGCCAGCGCCGGCGACCTGCAGTCGGTCGAGGGCATCGGCGCGATGTGGGCCCGCCACGTGCGGGAGGGTCTGTCGCAGCTCGCGGAGTCGACAATCGCCGACCCGCTCAGTTAG
- a CDS encoding A/G-specific adenine glycosylase has translation MAAIMPQPPLNRPEHISVTDLLDWYERSRRDLPWRAPGVSAWQILVSEFMLQQTPVSRVLPIWSDWVRRWPTPSATAAASAADVLRAWGKLGYPRRAKRLHECATVIARDHDDLVPDDVDVLLALPGVGGYTARAIACFAYRQPVPVVDTNVRRVVARAVHGRADAGAPSAARDHADVSALLPPDEKAPDFSVALMELGAIVCTARAPRCGLCPLERCAWRDADYTPAQGPARRVQTYAGTDRQVRGRLLDVLRANDSPVTRAELDVAWLTDTAQRDRALGSLLADGLVTRTADGRFALLGEA, from the coding sequence ATGGCTGCAATCATGCCGCAACCGCCGCTGAACCGCCCAGAACACATATCAGTTACCGACCTTCTCGACTGGTACGAACGATCTCGCCGCGACCTGCCCTGGCGGGCGCCCGGCGTCAGCGCATGGCAGATCCTGGTCAGCGAATTCATGCTGCAGCAGACACCGGTGTCGCGGGTGCTGCCGATCTGGTCGGACTGGGTGCGGCGCTGGCCCACCCCGTCGGCCACCGCCGCGGCCAGCGCCGCCGACGTGCTGCGCGCCTGGGGCAAGCTGGGGTACCCGAGGCGGGCCAAGCGTTTGCACGAATGCGCGACCGTGATCGCGCGCGATCACGACGACCTGGTTCCCGACGACGTCGATGTCCTGCTGGCCCTGCCGGGCGTCGGCGGCTACACCGCCCGCGCCATCGCCTGTTTCGCCTACCGCCAACCGGTGCCCGTGGTGGACACCAACGTGCGCCGGGTGGTCGCCCGTGCCGTGCACGGACGGGCCGACGCCGGCGCACCCTCCGCGGCGCGCGACCATGCCGACGTCTCGGCACTGTTGCCTCCCGACGAGAAGGCGCCCGATTTTTCGGTGGCGCTGATGGAGCTGGGAGCGATCGTTTGCACCGCACGGGCGCCGCGCTGCGGGCTGTGCCCGCTTGAGCGGTGCGCGTGGCGGGACGCCGACTATACCCCGGCGCAGGGGCCGGCCCGCCGGGTGCAGACCTATGCCGGAACCGATCGGCAAGTCCGCGGTCGGCTGCTGGATGTGTTGCGCGCCAACGACTCCCCGGTCACGCGTGCGGAGCTGGACGTCGCATGGTTGACCGACACCGCCCAGCGCGACCGGGCACTGGGATCGTTACTGGCCGATGGCCTGGTGACGAGGACGGCCGATGGCCGTTTCGCGTTGCTGGGCGAAGCGTAG
- the radA gene encoding DNA repair protein RadA, producing MANARSQYRCSECQHVTAKWVGRCLECGTWGTVDEVPVLTAVGGRRAGVGSASASRPVPITSVEPNASQHRSTGVGELDRVLGGGVVPGSVTLLAGDPGVGKSTLLLKVAHRWAMSGRRALYISGEESAGQIRLRADRIGCGADEVYLAAESDVHTVLDHIATVRPALVIVDSVQTMSTTEAEGVAGGVTQVRAVTAALTAAAKANGVALILVGHVTKDGAIAGPRSLEHLVDVVLHFEGDRNGSLRMVRGVKNRFGGADEVGCFMLHDNGIEDVSDPSNLFLDQRPAPVAGTAITVTLDGKRPLIGEVQALLASPGGGSPRRAVSGIDHSRAAMISAVVEKHGRLAVGVHDIYLSTVGGMRLTDPSSDLAVAMALASAYSDLPLPTTAVMIGEVGLAGDLRRVSGMERRLSEAARQGFTSALIPDGDDPRREIVPSGMRALRAPTIVAALQHMKAIAGPRNGWTHDAVWPHNDTL from the coding sequence GTGGCAAATGCACGCTCCCAGTACCGCTGCTCCGAATGCCAGCACGTCACCGCCAAGTGGGTCGGCCGCTGCCTGGAGTGCGGCACCTGGGGCACCGTCGATGAGGTGCCGGTGCTGACCGCGGTCGGCGGCCGCCGCGCGGGGGTCGGTTCGGCTTCGGCGTCGCGACCGGTCCCGATCACCTCCGTCGAACCCAACGCCAGCCAGCACCGCTCGACGGGCGTCGGAGAGCTCGACCGGGTGCTCGGGGGAGGTGTCGTGCCCGGTTCGGTCACGCTGCTGGCGGGTGATCCCGGCGTGGGGAAGTCGACGCTGCTGCTCAAGGTGGCCCATCGCTGGGCGATGTCGGGCCGGCGCGCGCTGTACATCTCCGGCGAGGAGTCCGCCGGCCAGATCCGGCTGCGGGCGGACCGCATCGGCTGCGGCGCCGACGAGGTCTACCTGGCAGCCGAATCCGACGTCCACACGGTGCTGGATCACATCGCGACGGTGCGGCCCGCGCTGGTGATCGTGGACTCGGTCCAGACGATGTCCACGACGGAGGCCGAGGGCGTCGCCGGTGGGGTCACGCAGGTGCGCGCGGTCACCGCCGCGTTGACCGCGGCCGCAAAGGCCAACGGCGTCGCGCTGATCCTGGTCGGCCACGTCACCAAGGACGGGGCCATAGCCGGGCCGCGCTCCCTGGAACACCTGGTGGACGTGGTGCTGCATTTCGAGGGCGATCGCAACGGGTCGCTGCGGATGGTTCGGGGGGTCAAGAACCGATTCGGCGGGGCCGACGAGGTCGGCTGTTTCATGTTGCACGACAACGGGATCGAGGACGTCTCCGACCCGTCGAACCTCTTTCTGGATCAACGGCCGGCGCCGGTCGCCGGGACCGCGATCACCGTGACGCTGGACGGTAAGCGGCCGCTCATCGGGGAGGTCCAGGCGCTGCTGGCGTCACCCGGTGGCGGCTCGCCGCGGCGCGCCGTCAGCGGGATCGACCACTCCCGGGCCGCGATGATCAGCGCGGTGGTAGAAAAGCACGGCCGGCTGGCCGTCGGCGTCCACGACATCTACCTGTCCACCGTGGGCGGCATGCGGTTGACCGACCCCTCCTCCGATCTGGCCGTCGCGATGGCGCTGGCGTCGGCGTACTCCGACCTGCCGTTGCCGACGACGGCGGTGATGATCGGCGAGGTGGGGCTGGCCGGCGACCTGCGCCGGGTCAGCGGCATGGAACGGCGGCTGAGTGAGGCCGCGCGCCAGGGATTCACCAGCGCGCTCATCCCGGACGGCGACGACCCCCGGCGCGAGATAGTGCCGAGCGGGATGCGGGCGCTGCGGGCACCGACCATCGTCGCGGCGCTGCAACACATGAAAGCGATCGCCGGGCCCCGCAACGGCTGGACGCACGACGCGGTGTGGCCGCACAATGACACGCTGTGA